The following proteins are co-located in the Acinetobacter shaoyimingii genome:
- a CDS encoding acyl-CoA dehydrogenase family protein: protein MLAYDADLELFRDNFKRFMNEHVAPYYDQWEKDGKMPRSIWTLLGENGYLCVDVPEEYGGYGVPTEYSLMLVEESARAGFAALSTGISCHSEIAAPYILHIANEEQKQYWLPKMVSGEVVGAIGMTEPGAGSDLQAMRTSAILQGDHYLLNGSKTFISNGQHADLVVLAVKTDPQARAKGVSLMLVDTHLEGFKKGTNLDKIGLHSQDTSELFFDNVKVPSNQLLGNAGQGFAYLMQELPRERTAIAATALGAIRGSIDVTIQYVKERQAFGQPIGNFQNTRFVLAQAKIDELATAAFYNQNLALYKEGKLDVDTAAALKAFSTDMQMKIADNLLQLFGGYGYMTEYPISRFFVDARIQRIYGGTNEIMKEIVARGLLGR, encoded by the coding sequence ATGTTGGCATACGATGCAGACTTAGAACTCTTTCGCGACAACTTCAAACGCTTTATGAATGAACACGTTGCGCCATACTATGACCAATGGGAAAAAGACGGCAAAATGCCACGTTCCATCTGGACATTACTCGGTGAAAATGGCTATCTCTGTGTCGATGTACCTGAAGAATACGGTGGCTATGGCGTACCAACAGAATATTCACTCATGTTGGTTGAAGAATCCGCACGAGCAGGTTTTGCCGCATTATCGACAGGTATCTCATGCCATTCCGAAATTGCTGCACCGTATATTTTGCACATCGCCAATGAAGAACAAAAACAATACTGGTTACCTAAAATGGTTTCAGGTGAAGTGGTGGGTGCGATTGGTATGACTGAGCCTGGTGCTGGTTCAGACTTGCAAGCCATGCGTACCAGTGCAATTTTACAAGGTGACCATTACCTGTTGAATGGTTCTAAAACTTTTATTTCCAATGGGCAACATGCAGACTTAGTCGTTCTTGCAGTCAAAACCGATCCACAAGCACGTGCCAAAGGCGTGTCACTCATGTTAGTCGACACGCATCTTGAAGGCTTTAAAAAAGGCACCAATCTGGACAAAATCGGCTTACATTCACAAGACACCTCAGAGCTGTTCTTCGACAATGTTAAAGTCCCATCCAATCAGCTTTTAGGAAATGCAGGGCAAGGTTTTGCATATTTGATGCAAGAACTACCACGTGAAAGAACTGCGATTGCAGCCACAGCATTAGGTGCGATTCGTGGTTCTATTGATGTCACCATTCAATACGTGAAAGAACGTCAAGCCTTTGGTCAGCCGATTGGTAATTTCCAAAATACTCGTTTTGTTTTGGCACAAGCGAAGATTGATGAATTGGCAACCGCCGCATTTTATAACCAGAACTTAGCCTTATATAAAGAAGGCAAGCTCGATGTCGATACTGCAGCTGCATTAAAAGCCTTTAGTACAGATATGCAAATGAAAATTGCCGACAATTTGCTACAACTGTTCGGTGGTTATGGCTATATGACCGAATATCCAATTTCACGTTTCTTTGTCGATGCACGTATTCAGCGTATTTACGGTGGAACCAATGAAATTATGAAAGAAATTGTGGCACGTGGTTTATTGGGACGCTGA
- a CDS encoding RNA 2'-phosphotransferase translates to MNEKAISQYLSFILRHQPEQINLELDVEGWANINQLIEKSEPVDGVRLSLEIIQSIVQNSDKKRFQISEDGLNIRAVQGHSNRQVQRQFDLKVPPKFLYHGTAERFHVSIMELGLISKERQYVHLSADINTAHAVGERYGKVKILTIDALAMHNKGFQFFQAENGVWLVEHVPVKFII, encoded by the coding sequence ATGAATGAAAAAGCCATAAGTCAGTATTTGAGTTTTATTCTAAGACATCAGCCAGAACAAATTAATTTAGAATTGGATGTTGAAGGTTGGGCAAATATCAATCAGCTTATTGAGAAATCTGAGCCCGTTGATGGCGTTAGGTTAAGTCTTGAAATTATCCAAAGCATCGTTCAAAACAGCGATAAAAAACGTTTTCAAATTTCTGAAGATGGTTTAAATATTCGTGCTGTTCAGGGGCATTCTAATCGACAAGTTCAACGTCAGTTTGACTTAAAAGTTCCACCTAAATTTTTATATCATGGTACAGCTGAACGGTTTCATGTTTCTATTATGGAGCTAGGTTTAATTTCCAAAGAGCGTCAGTATGTTCATTTATCGGCAGATATCAATACTGCCCATGCTGTAGGTGAACGTTACGGAAAAGTGAAAATTTTAACAATAGATGCCTTAGCTATGCACAATAAGGGCTTTCAGTTTTTCCAAGCAGAAAATGGAGTCTGGCTTGTTGAACATGTGCCTGTTAAATTTATAATTTAA